A stretch of the Filimonas lacunae genome encodes the following:
- a CDS encoding FecR family protein: protein MDNQNFILLITKELSGEISAEEREQLQQLLQSQPVLRTQYADLRAFWEEEASLSYQGIDAAFKKVTQRIAVLEQEQEEEPAPVISMQGKRWYWKGAAAAAILLIAGAILFLANRKGGEDILASGNWQEKYTPKKVKSTIVLTDGTRVILNSDSKLKFPESFTGSKREVFLTGEAYFDVAKNANHPFIIHTPKMDIRVLGTAFNVRTYANEATSETTLIQGAIEINVADRPSDKIYLKPNDKFVLTNNAHETGKEVAATVKQAAAPSSYSLATLTHYSTNDSSDIVETSWINNKLVFRNEDFGSLAKKLERWYGVNVYFQNEQQESLRFTGVFEKESLEQALSALQLTEKFQFRIKGETLCIL, encoded by the coding sequence ATGGATAATCAAAACTTTATATTGCTTATAACCAAAGAGTTAAGTGGTGAAATTTCTGCTGAAGAGCGAGAGCAGCTACAGCAACTCTTGCAATCACAGCCCGTTTTACGTACCCAATATGCCGATTTAAGAGCTTTTTGGGAGGAAGAGGCTTCTCTTTCTTACCAAGGTATAGATGCTGCCTTTAAAAAGGTGACCCAGAGAATAGCTGTTCTGGAACAGGAGCAGGAAGAGGAACCTGCTCCTGTTATTTCTATGCAAGGAAAGCGATGGTATTGGAAAGGAGCAGCTGCGGCAGCTATATTATTAATAGCGGGTGCTATACTTTTTCTGGCCAACCGGAAAGGGGGAGAAGATATACTGGCTTCGGGTAACTGGCAGGAGAAATACACGCCTAAAAAAGTGAAGTCTACCATAGTATTAACTGACGGCACCCGTGTGATATTAAACTCTGACAGTAAGTTGAAGTTTCCGGAAAGCTTTACAGGAAGCAAAAGAGAAGTGTTTCTTACCGGTGAAGCTTACTTCGATGTGGCTAAAAATGCAAACCATCCTTTTATTATCCATACACCTAAAATGGATATACGGGTATTAGGCACTGCATTTAATGTTCGCACTTATGCAAATGAAGCAACCAGCGAAACTACTTTAATACAAGGCGCCATTGAAATTAACGTGGCCGACAGGCCTTCAGATAAAATTTACCTGAAGCCTAATGATAAGTTTGTACTTACGAATAATGCACATGAAACAGGAAAGGAAGTGGCAGCTACTGTAAAGCAGGCTGCTGCTCCTTCTTCTTACTCTTTGGCTACATTAACACATTACAGCACTAACGATAGCAGCGATATAGTAGAAACCTCATGGATTAATAACAAACTGGTGTTTAGAAATGAGGACTTTGGCAGTTTGGCTAAGAAACTGGAAAGATGGTACGGCGTGAATGTGTATTTCCAGAATGAACAGCAGGAAAGTTTGCGTTTTACAGGTGTTTTTGAAAAAGAATCGCTGGAGCAGGCGCTATCAGCACTACAACTAACGGAGAAATTTCAGTTCAGAATAAAAGGGGAAACCCTCTGCATTCTTTAA
- a CDS encoding SusC/RagA family TonB-linked outer membrane protein has translation MKLIIALVLFLNFQSFARGFGQTKITLSLKSIELKQALLIIEKQSSYHFLFSDRKLESNKKVDVIARDEDVLTVLSRLLNSTGYTYSVLENNLIVITPESGYENKAEVKGVVKDAKGAPLSAVSVQVKGRKGGVVTDAEGKFHINAAEGDSLLINLVGFQQKTIVVGSDATIEVVLDVESNELSSLVVTSLGIKREARSLGYGVNTISSKQLTEAGNTNLGSALYGKAAGVKITTAPGGASSAVNIQIRGINSISYNQQPLYVVDGVVIRNDGQYGSKGANNSNFDDDQRIRGNGILDINPADIESMTILKGSSAAAVYGSDAANGVIVITTKKGTKGRGLGVDLNYNATMERAAFLPEFQNTYGPGYDRATNVANGYTADGWMADAQSPTGYHPYFRAYAQFGPKMEGQQVRWWDGSIRPFVAQENNYKDIFDKGYSSSVNMAVSNYTDKGSFRFSVNRLDYKGTNPGSKQSRNNFNLNSSIKLSDKVTADFVVNYVNTYTHNRAYLIYNVLSSFGGFFSRAEDMSVMKQRYQTSDGYKYSTNGTGRPEDFVYPMRATNLLDFFWNQLKNSYDETENRIIASGTLNWDVAKHVKFRTRLGSDYTGYGSEDKRHTEQAEIYNGTTSTGAYAIQKGQYSLFYGDALLTYNNKLGKDFDLTVTGGFQGRSEKYLDQNSSTASGLVSRDWFAISNSFAQATTTSTRRELLKYAYLGTVNLGYKNFLYLEATAREEYASPLPPVNNKYFYPSVNGSFVVSEAFHLPAFISYTKVRSSYAIVANGPLPYESNIAYTQTSLQSVNGSVPSLSLTGTYGNSNLVPEKKYEAEFGIEARFLNNRIGMDVNYYTNQIKNQIINLSTAGSVGAGSQIINVGEIDNKGLEVGLNFTPIVTKAFKWDMRVNYSFSKSKVKSLTSGLNQIVFYDGEQSAFRIVAGVGETLGNIYVMPRATNEKGELLINDDGLYVIDKSRYVKAGNIMPKAIGGISNTFTYKSFSLDFTADYRIGGQLLSPPTKYALGAGMYKSTLEYRDAAHGGLTYTDNGTIYNDGVLLKGVNQTTGATNTKVISAADYYLNTFNWGADAWNEKGAVYDNSYIKMREVVFGYRLPSAISNKMHLNGLKVSFIARNLFYIWKTMDNIDPESVTGNKWYSQGVNLGSSAPTRSIGISLNASF, from the coding sequence ATGAAGCTCATTATTGCCTTAGTACTTTTCCTTAACTTTCAAAGCTTTGCCAGGGGATTTGGACAAACAAAGATTACGTTAAGTTTAAAGTCTATCGAATTAAAACAAGCTCTCCTTATTATAGAAAAACAAAGCAGCTATCATTTTTTATTCAGCGACAGAAAACTGGAGTCGAATAAAAAGGTAGATGTTATTGCCCGGGATGAAGATGTGCTTACGGTGTTAAGCCGTTTATTAAACAGTACGGGATACACGTATTCTGTGCTGGAGAATAATTTGATAGTAATTACTCCTGAATCGGGATATGAGAATAAAGCCGAAGTAAAAGGCGTGGTGAAAGACGCAAAGGGCGCACCCCTTTCTGCGGTAAGCGTACAGGTGAAAGGCAGAAAAGGGGGAGTGGTAACCGACGCGGAAGGTAAGTTTCACATTAATGCTGCTGAAGGCGATTCGCTGTTGATAAACCTGGTGGGTTTTCAGCAAAAAACAATTGTAGTGGGCAGTGATGCCACTATTGAAGTGGTGTTGGATGTAGAGTCGAACGAATTGTCCAGTCTGGTAGTAACTTCTTTAGGTATTAAAAGAGAAGCCAGATCGTTAGGTTATGGCGTAAATACTATTTCATCCAAGCAACTTACTGAGGCGGGTAATACCAACCTGGGTTCTGCTTTATATGGTAAAGCCGCTGGTGTAAAAATTACTACTGCCCCCGGTGGAGCATCCAGTGCAGTGAATATTCAAATACGTGGCATCAACTCTATCAGCTACAACCAGCAGCCATTGTATGTGGTGGATGGGGTAGTGATCAGAAACGATGGTCAATATGGTTCTAAAGGTGCCAATAACAGTAATTTCGATGATGATCAGCGTATTCGGGGTAATGGTATATTAGATATTAACCCGGCAGACATTGAAAGCATGACCATCTTAAAAGGATCCAGTGCTGCTGCGGTATATGGTTCTGATGCGGCCAACGGTGTAATTGTAATTACTACCAAAAAAGGAACCAAGGGCAGAGGTTTAGGTGTTGACTTAAACTATAATGCCACTATGGAAAGAGCAGCTTTCCTGCCAGAGTTTCAAAACACATATGGCCCTGGTTATGACAGAGCTACTAACGTGGCTAATGGCTATACGGCTGATGGCTGGATGGCTGATGCGCAAAGCCCTACCGGGTACCATCCTTATTTCCGTGCTTATGCCCAGTTTGGTCCTAAAATGGAAGGCCAGCAGGTAAGATGGTGGGATGGTTCTATCCGTCCGTTTGTAGCCCAGGAGAATAACTATAAAGATATTTTTGACAAAGGCTATAGTTCCAGTGTGAACATGGCGGTATCTAATTATACAGATAAGGGAAGCTTCCGCTTTTCGGTGAACCGTTTAGATTATAAAGGTACCAACCCGGGTAGCAAGCAATCGCGTAACAACTTTAACCTGAATAGCTCTATTAAGTTAAGCGACAAGGTTACTGCTGATTTCGTAGTGAATTATGTGAACACTTATACACATAACAGGGCTTATTTAATTTATAACGTATTAAGCTCTTTTGGTGGTTTCTTTAGCCGTGCAGAAGATATGTCTGTGATGAAACAGAGATATCAAACTTCCGATGGTTATAAGTATAGCACCAATGGTACCGGGCGTCCGGAAGATTTTGTGTATCCTATGCGGGCTACCAACTTGCTGGACTTTTTCTGGAACCAACTGAAAAACAGCTACGACGAAACGGAAAACAGGATCATTGCCAGCGGTACTTTAAACTGGGATGTAGCAAAACATGTTAAGTTTAGAACACGTTTAGGTAGCGATTATACCGGTTATGGTTCAGAAGACAAGCGCCATACCGAGCAGGCTGAAATTTATAACGGTACTACCAGCACTGGTGCATATGCTATACAGAAAGGACAATACTCTTTATTTTATGGAGACGCCTTGCTGACTTACAATAACAAACTGGGTAAGGATTTTGACCTGACGGTAACCGGTGGTTTCCAGGGCAGATCAGAAAAATACCTGGATCAGAATTCAAGCACAGCCAGTGGCCTGGTTTCGCGTGATTGGTTTGCTATTTCCAACTCTTTTGCGCAGGCTACCACCACTTCTACCAGGAGAGAATTACTGAAATATGCTTACCTGGGAACGGTGAACCTGGGTTACAAAAACTTCCTGTACCTGGAAGCTACTGCAAGAGAAGAATATGCTTCTCCATTGCCGCCAGTTAATAACAAATATTTTTATCCATCTGTAAATGGAAGCTTTGTAGTGTCTGAGGCATTTCATTTGCCTGCCTTTATCAGCTACACCAAGGTGCGTTCTTCTTATGCTATTGTGGCTAATGGTCCGTTACCTTACGAATCTAATATTGCCTACACGCAAACTTCATTACAGTCTGTGAACGGATCGGTTCCTTCGCTTTCTTTAACGGGTACCTATGGTAATAGCAACCTGGTTCCTGAAAAGAAGTATGAAGCTGAGTTTGGCATAGAAGCACGTTTCCTGAACAATCGTATAGGAATGGATGTAAACTATTACACCAACCAGATTAAAAACCAGATCATCAACTTGTCTACCGCAGGATCTGTAGGTGCAGGTAGTCAGATTATCAATGTAGGGGAAATAGACAACAAAGGGTTGGAAGTAGGCTTGAATTTTACTCCTATAGTAACCAAAGCTTTTAAATGGGATATGCGGGTGAACTATTCTTTCTCTAAATCGAAAGTGAAGTCACTTACATCCGGCCTGAACCAGATAGTGTTTTATGATGGTGAACAAAGCGCCTTTAGAATTGTGGCAGGCGTAGGCGAAACATTGGGTAATATTTATGTAATGCCAAGGGCTACCAATGAGAAAGGCGAGTTACTGATTAATGATGATGGTTTATACGTAATAGACAAGAGTCGTTATGTAAAGGCTGGCAACATTATGCCTAAAGCAATTGGTGGTATCTCTAACACTTTTACCTATAAATCTTTCTCTTTAGATTTTACAGCGGATTATCGCATTGGCGGTCAACTGCTTTCTCCTCCTACCAAATATGCACTGGGTGCAGGTATGTACAAAAGCACGCTGGAGTATAGAGACGCTGCGCATGGTGGTTTAACGTACACAGATAACGGTACTATTTACAACGATGGTGTGTTGCTGAAAGGTGTAAACCAAACTACTGGCGCTACCAATACCAAAGTGATCAGTGCAGCAGATTATTACCTGAATACGTTTAACTGGGGTGCAGACGCCTGGAACGAAAAAGGCGCCGTGTATGATAATAGCTATATTAAAATGCGTGAAGTGGTGTTTGGATACAGATTGCCATCTGCTATTTCCAATAAGATGCATTTGAACGGTTTAAAAGTGTCTTTCATTGCACGTAACCTCTTCTACATCTGGAAAACGATGGATAATATAGATCCGGAGTCTGTAACAGGTAATAAGTGGTACTCACAAGGTGTTAACTTAGGTTCCTCAGCTCCTACACGTAGCATAGGTATCTCTTTAAATGCCAGTTTTTAA
- a CDS encoding alpha/beta hydrolase-fold protein produces MRSYQRLLYVLAMLLTQAKAQKVYYFDKGLAAAIPARYGREAIYTDELAYYLYVKALPTPVAGGAVGGSKDIVWEPVQADSLHILKRAREKRERAGGPPGPGVKSGTHAGGIGISGAYIYVTYSSEKEQTALLQVKGNSAVYVNGVIHAGDIYNAGYLYIPVQLNKGLNEFYIRGGAVSAALLWNSSPITVNTEDATLPSVRLSQNNQQLQGAIVVINASARTTKGLQLHTIINNRSYTSTLPDVPAMSTRKVPFTFDASGIQSKGKHNGNVVLTLQGKELDKKPFIIEAVNATDPYAATFTSAIDGSLQYYAVTPGTGGDAPGQALFFSVHGAGVEAIGQARAYKPKDWGNLVAPTNRRPRGFNWEDWGRLDALEVLAIAKKQFMPDEQHVYLTGHSMGGHGTWFLGATYPDKWAGIAPCSGYPTLKGYGSADGLIPDSGATAMEAMLLRTSNQSDVIKLANNYKPLGTYILHGDADKVVPVTYARQMRKLFGGFHTDMSYFEYPGGEHWYGDQSVDWKPLFEFFKWHARVADSAMHVIDFTTANPGVSAAYRWAVIQQQEHPLAYSRIQLKRDVAAGAITGSTENVQMLALQLQPWGKGRTITIQLDATAAITYTTASENDSVYITKDAAQWKVTGKPDSWQKGPVRNGTFKEPFNYRMVFVYSTAGAKEENAWSLNKAKYDAETWYYRGNGAIDIIADKEYSLDKYADRGVVLFGNAATNTAWKLLLKDCPVQVTRNEVKVGSRVLQGDSLAAYFTWPLKSSNHITVGAVSGTGLKGFSAANANQYFAGASGFPDYMVFGVDMLIKGSSGVKLAGFYNNQWQIADSESVITEVQ; encoded by the coding sequence ATGCGAAGCTATCAACGGCTCTTGTATGTGCTTGCTATGCTGTTAACGCAGGCAAAAGCACAGAAAGTATATTATTTTGATAAGGGGCTTGCCGCTGCTATTCCCGCCCGTTATGGTCGTGAGGCTATTTATACAGATGAACTTGCTTACTATTTGTATGTAAAGGCTTTACCAACGCCGGTGGCTGGTGGTGCTGTAGGGGGAAGCAAGGATATAGTGTGGGAGCCGGTACAGGCCGATAGCCTTCATATACTCAAAAGGGCAAGGGAGAAACGGGAAAGAGCAGGAGGGCCTCCCGGGCCGGGCGTAAAATCCGGAACGCATGCCGGTGGAATTGGTATTAGCGGTGCTTATATATATGTAACTTATTCTTCCGAAAAAGAACAAACAGCTTTGTTACAGGTAAAAGGGAACAGCGCTGTATATGTTAACGGGGTAATTCATGCCGGCGATATATACAATGCAGGGTACTTATATATACCTGTGCAATTAAACAAAGGTCTGAATGAGTTTTACATTCGTGGCGGGGCGGTGTCTGCTGCGTTACTATGGAATAGTAGCCCCATAACCGTAAATACCGAAGACGCTACGCTGCCTTCCGTTCGGCTGTCGCAAAATAACCAGCAGTTGCAGGGTGCCATAGTCGTGATCAATGCTTCTGCCCGTACAACAAAGGGACTTCAACTCCATACTATTATAAACAACCGTTCCTATACCAGCACTTTGCCGGATGTACCAGCAATGAGTACCCGCAAAGTGCCTTTTACTTTTGATGCCAGTGGAATACAAAGCAAGGGAAAGCACAATGGAAATGTGGTGCTAACGTTGCAAGGAAAAGAGCTGGATAAAAAGCCATTCATTATTGAAGCAGTAAATGCAACAGACCCTTATGCCGCTACTTTTACCAGTGCTATAGATGGCAGTTTACAGTATTATGCAGTAACACCGGGTACCGGAGGGGATGCGCCGGGGCAGGCTTTGTTTTTTTCGGTACATGGTGCAGGTGTAGAAGCTATTGGGCAAGCGCGTGCTTATAAGCCGAAAGACTGGGGCAACCTGGTGGCGCCTACCAACCGCAGACCCAGAGGGTTTAACTGGGAAGATTGGGGCCGGCTGGATGCACTGGAAGTATTGGCTATTGCGAAAAAGCAATTTATGCCAGACGAACAGCATGTATATCTTACCGGGCATTCTATGGGTGGACATGGTACCTGGTTTTTAGGAGCTACCTATCCGGATAAGTGGGCTGGTATTGCACCTTGTTCGGGTTATCCAACTTTAAAAGGATACGGATCGGCAGATGGATTGATCCCGGATAGCGGTGCCACCGCAATGGAAGCAATGCTGCTGCGCACCAGCAACCAGAGCGATGTAATAAAGCTGGCGAATAATTATAAACCATTAGGTACTTATATACTGCATGGTGATGCCGATAAGGTGGTACCTGTTACTTATGCCCGGCAAATGCGTAAGCTGTTTGGAGGATTTCATACCGATATGAGCTATTTCGAATATCCGGGTGGAGAACATTGGTATGGCGATCAAAGTGTGGACTGGAAGCCTTTGTTTGAGTTTTTTAAATGGCATGCCCGTGTAGCAGACAGTGCTATGCATGTGATAGATTTTACTACTGCCAACCCTGGTGTATCTGCTGCGTACAGATGGGCAGTGATACAACAACAGGAACATCCGCTGGCTTATAGCCGTATTCAGTTGAAGCGGGATGTAGCGGCTGGTGCGATAACCGGTAGTACAGAAAATGTACAAATGCTGGCGTTGCAATTGCAGCCATGGGGCAAAGGCCGCACGATTACCATACAGCTGGATGCTACTGCTGCTATTACCTATACAACGGCGAGTGAAAATGATAGCGTGTATATTACAAAAGACGCGGCCCAATGGAAAGTGACCGGTAAGCCGGATAGCTGGCAAAAGGGCCCTGTGCGTAATGGCACATTTAAAGAGCCCTTTAACTACAGGATGGTGTTTGTATACAGCACAGCCGGTGCAAAAGAAGAGAATGCGTGGAGCCTGAATAAGGCAAAATATGATGCTGAAACCTGGTATTACCGGGGGAATGGAGCTATAGATATTATTGCTGATAAAGAATACTCATTAGATAAATACGCTGATAGGGGAGTTGTGTTGTTTGGCAATGCTGCTACCAATACTGCGTGGAAACTGTTGCTGAAAGATTGCCCGGTTCAGGTAACCCGCAATGAAGTGAAGGTGGGTAGCCGTGTGTTACAGGGCGATTCGCTGGCAGCCTATTTTACCTGGCCGTTGAAAAGCAGTAACCATATCACTGTAGGTGCTGTAAGTGGCACAGGCTTGAAAGGGTTTAGCGCGGCCAATGCCAACCAGTATTTTGCAGGTGCAAGCGGCTTTCCGGACTACATGGTGTTTGGAGTAGACATGCTTATAAAAGGCAGCAGCGGTGTTAAGCTTGCCGGATTTTATAACAATCAATGGCAGATAGCAGACAGCGAATCTGTAATAACGGAGGTGCAATAA
- a CDS encoding RNA polymerase sigma-70 factor, with translation MKGRESTDSVSAIWSAITMGGDAVAFEKLFHMLYSRLINFCNLYVRQREVSEEIVSDVFVKCWMTREQLQHVNNPEVYLFVAVKNGSLNYLKSFSNYRVTSIDDETQLINSASFPEKELEKKELFVKMNKAIAELPQQCQVIFRLVREDGMSYKEAAEILSISPRTVQTQLFRAMKKLNLVLQGYADYPHSIFRDDAIAGIVIFLLVNFF, from the coding sequence ATGAAAGGAAGAGAGAGTACAGATAGTGTATCCGCCATATGGAGTGCCATAACTATGGGTGGAGATGCTGTGGCTTTTGAGAAGCTCTTTCATATGTTGTACTCTCGCTTAATTAATTTTTGTAATTTATATGTGCGTCAGCGGGAAGTGTCTGAAGAAATTGTTTCGGATGTTTTTGTAAAATGCTGGATGACCCGGGAGCAACTGCAACATGTAAATAATCCGGAGGTATATCTGTTTGTAGCAGTAAAAAACGGCTCACTGAATTATCTCAAATCTTTCTCTAATTATCGTGTTACTTCTATAGATGACGAAACGCAGCTGATAAACAGTGCCAGCTTTCCGGAAAAGGAACTGGAAAAGAAAGAGCTGTTTGTAAAAATGAACAAAGCTATTGCGGAGCTGCCCCAACAATGCCAGGTTATATTCCGGCTTGTTAGGGAAGATGGCATGAGCTATAAAGAAGCGGCTGAAATTTTATCTATTTCCCCCCGTACAGTGCAAACCCAATTGTTCCGTGCCATGAAAAAGCTAAACCTGGTATTACAGGGATATGCTGATTATCCACACAGTATTTTCCGGGACGATGCGATTGCCGGAATCGTGATTTTCCTCCTCGTAAATTTTTTTTAG
- a CDS encoding SusD/RagB family nutrient-binding outer membrane lipoprotein yields MDDKYENPEKAFDGSLSGFLTAILNNDRVRPSYWNVRTFLLMQPAVYSQTAYYPFSSTMYQQNDSYSDQYWNNFYYANSNGSGPLSMYRAMQVLYNSMDSATKVTNRIYMEAARVVLYDQASQVVDMWGDMPFTEAGSLETSSTIVNAKFDSQVDLYKTFLDSLAVAASYFKTAASLSAFTRADILSSGSIDKWQRYANSIRLRLLMRMSNYDETTAQTAIMEMLNNSAAYPLVDGNNVANYSPGTSDILLKPLTNNINSLKDGLTELPSHYAPDYMLNTVMLPANDPRIPAMFDKYGVTIKDTFYPNATYQAMPISFNSSQQEANYGKYAIWDSATFLVNAYLPGIVITAPEVNFIKAEAYERWGSTASAKAAYDLAVKQSVSFYYYLNATNTSIAAVTKPSDAVIADFVDNGVAYTGSSANKLSEIWTQKWLHFGFLQSIQAWAEYRRTGYPQLTFPTATLAGYTTPPTRLVYTSTEKAYNAENYEVVQPKDLRTNKVFWDVN; encoded by the coding sequence TTGGATGATAAATATGAGAATCCGGAAAAAGCCTTTGATGGCAGCTTGTCTGGTTTTTTAACGGCTATTTTAAATAATGATCGTGTACGTCCCAGCTACTGGAATGTGCGTACCTTCTTATTAATGCAACCTGCTGTATATAGTCAAACGGCTTATTACCCGTTTAGCAGTACCATGTATCAGCAAAATGATAGTTATTCAGATCAGTACTGGAATAACTTTTATTACGCCAATTCCAATGGCAGCGGTCCTTTGTCAATGTACAGGGCTATGCAGGTGTTGTATAATTCTATGGACTCTGCCACTAAAGTAACCAACCGCATTTATATGGAAGCGGCCCGGGTTGTTTTATACGATCAGGCTTCGCAGGTGGTGGATATGTGGGGTGATATGCCTTTTACAGAAGCAGGCAGCCTGGAAACAAGCAGTACTATTGTAAATGCGAAGTTTGATAGCCAGGTAGATTTGTATAAGACTTTCCTGGATAGCTTGGCAGTAGCGGCCAGTTATTTTAAAACAGCTGCTTCTTTATCTGCTTTTACCAGGGCAGATATATTGTCCAGTGGTAGTATTGACAAATGGCAACGTTACGCAAACTCTATCAGATTGCGATTGTTAATGCGCATGTCTAACTATGATGAAACTACAGCACAGACGGCTATTATGGAAATGCTGAACAATAGTGCAGCGTATCCACTGGTGGATGGCAATAATGTGGCCAATTATTCACCGGGAACTTCCGATATATTGCTGAAGCCTTTAACCAATAACATAAATAGTTTAAAAGATGGCTTAACGGAACTGCCAAGCCATTATGCGCCGGATTATATGTTGAATACAGTGATGCTGCCAGCCAATGATCCACGTATTCCTGCTATGTTTGATAAGTATGGTGTTACTATTAAGGATACTTTTTATCCTAACGCCACTTATCAGGCAATGCCCATTTCGTTTAACTCTTCCCAGCAGGAAGCCAACTATGGCAAATATGCCATATGGGATTCTGCTACTTTTTTAGTGAATGCTTATTTGCCGGGTATTGTTATTACTGCTCCGGAAGTAAACTTTATAAAGGCAGAAGCTTATGAACGCTGGGGTAGCACCGCCAGCGCAAAAGCGGCTTACGATTTAGCGGTGAAGCAATCAGTATCTTTCTATTATTATCTGAATGCCACCAATACCAGTATTGCCGCGGTAACAAAACCTTCGGACGCTGTTATTGCCGATTTTGTAGACAATGGAGTGGCTTATACAGGTAGCAGCGCCAACAAACTCTCGGAAATATGGACGCAGAAGTGGTTGCATTTTGGCTTCCTGCAGTCTATCCAGGCATGGGCAGAGTATAGAAGAACGGGATATCCGCAGCTTACTTTCCCTACAGCCACCCTGGCGGGCTATACTACACCACCTACCCGATTGGTATATACTTCAACAGAAAAGGCTTACAATGCTGAGAACTATGAGGTTGTACAGCCAAAAGATCTGAGAACCAATAAGGTTTTCTGGGATGTAAATTAA